ATTCTGCATGGCGGGACTTTTTCCGACTAGGTGACTCATGCGTTCGCGGAAAATCTTTCGGGCGTTATGAATTTCCTTGAGCTTCGCGATTCGCGACATCAGGTGGAGCTTCAGGGATTCCACCGAAAGGACGCTGTCGTAAAGCTTGTTTGAAATTTCGCTGAACCGTTCAGGGTTCTCGGCATAAACGAGAATCAGCGTGTCCGGAGACTTTTCGCGGAAGGTGGTCAGGGTTTCCAGGTTGGATTCTGGAAAGGAATCCAGATCCCAGATGATTAGAGCGACTTGCGGAATGGCGTTCGCTGCGGGAGCATCGTGGAAAAAGTCCAACTGATAGTCTACCGAAGAAAAGACGTCCTGGATGAACGAGGACGTTGCATTTTCTTTTGCGTATAGACTGATGGTCGCCATATATTCAATTCAGAATTCGGAATTATGAATTCGGAGTTGAATCAAATTCTGAATTCCGAAATCCGAATTCTGAACTATTTTCCCAGTTCCTTGCTGCGGTCGGTTCCTGCGACAACAGCCTTGATGAGCGTGCTGCGGAAGGCTCCTTCTTCGAGGGCATTGATGCCTGCAATGGTGGTACCTGCGGGGGAGCAGACCATGGCGCAGAGGTCGCTGGGGCTCTTGCCGGACTGCTTCACGAGTTCAACGCTACCTTCGATGGTGCCAAGCGCAAGCTTGAGTGCCACATCGCGGGTGAGGCCAGCCTTCACGCCACCGCGGGTGAGGCCTTCGATGAATTCGAAAACGTAAGCGGGTGCACTGCCCGAAAGACCGGTGACGGCATCCATCAGGGATTCTGCAACGCGGCAGGTCACGCCGATGTTGCCGAAAATCTTTTCGGCGATGGCGAGCGTTTCTTCGGTCACGCCGTCGGTAGCGAGGCCCACGGAACCCTTGCCGACGGTAAGCGGCAAGTTCGGCATCACGCGGAGAATCTGATTCTTTTCGCCGAGGACTTCGATGAGGGCCTTGCGGGTGACGCCGGCCATGATGCTCACGAAGGTCTTCGACGCTTTTTCGGCTGCTGCAGCGGCCTTCCATTCGGCGGAAACCAGCTTGAAAATCTGCGGCTTCACACAAAGGAAGGTGACATCGGCCTTGTTGATGCCTTCGGCAAAACTTGCCACACGCACGCAACCGAGGGCGGTGACTTCGGCGGCTGCCTTATCGGAGGGGTCAAAGAAGAAAATGGTAGAAGGATTGGTGCCGGCCTTCAAAAGTCCGCGGAGAATTGCTCCGCCCATGTTGCCGGTGCCTGCGAAAAAGATTTTTTCTGACATAGAATGTTCCTTTTGTTAACGGAGGCTGTCCTTGGCCTTCTTTAAAAATTCGAGCAATTCGGCATTGGTCTTGTTTTGCTTCATCATCTTGATGAGTTTGTCCATAATGCCGTTTTCAGTATCGTTCTGGGCGCCCTGACGGAATTTCCAAATAATATCCTGCTCGTAAAGGGAGAGCAAACGGTCTTCTTTACGGGTGCCGGACTTGAAAATATCAATGGCGGGCCAGGTGCGCTTTTCGGCCAGGCGGCGGTCAAGCACCAGTTCCATGTTACCCGTGCCCTTGAATTCTTCGAAAATCACTTCGTCCATGCGGCTGCCCGTTTCAATCAGGGCGGTGCCGATAATGGTGAGGGAACCGTTCTTCTGGATGATTTCGCGGACCGGTTCGCCAGTAATGGTGTGAACGACCTGTCCGTTAGAATCCTTTTGGAAGTCTCCGAGTTTGTCGGCAATCTTACGGGCTGCACCGAAGAATTTTTTCGGGAACTGCATGGCGTTCGCGTCCACACCGCCCGAAAGGATCTTGCCGGAGTGCGGAATCACCACGTTGTTTGCGCGGGCAAAACGGGTAATGGAATCGAGCAAGACAACCACGTCCTTCTGCTGCTCCACGAGGCGCTTGGCTTTTTCGAGCACCATGGTGGCTACGCGGGCGTGATGGTCAGGCGGTTCATCGAAGGTGGATGCCACCACTTCGGCGCGCAGGTTCGGGTTTGCTTCGACCAGTTTGCCGATGATTTCACGCATTTCGGTCACTTCTTCAGGACGTTCGTCAATCAGAAGTACGATGATGATGATTTCGGGGTGGTTCTTGGCAATCGCGCGAGTCATGTTCTGCAACAGGATCGTCTTACCGGTACGCGGAGGTGCGAGAATAATACTGCGCTGACCCTTACCGATGGGGGAGAACAAGTCCATGACGCGGGTGCTTAATTCTTCGGGATCCCATTCCAGCTGAATCTTTTCGTTCGGGTGAATCGGGGTTAAGTATTCAAAAGCAACGCGACGCTTGATTTTTTCGGGATCTTCAAAATTTACTTTGTCTACACGGCGGAGTGCGTAGTACTTGTCGTTCTGGTCGCGCGGCGGACGGGCGAGACCGGCAACGGTATCGCCGATTTTGAGTCCGAGCTTGCGGATCAGGTTCTGGCTTACGTAAACGTCGTCCGGTCCCTGCTGGTAGTTGAATTCGGTGTTGCGCAGGAATCCGTGGCCTTGCGGGGTGACTTCCAGGAGGCCTTCGGCGTAAACGATGTTGTTCTCGTTTTCGAGGCTCTGCAACAAGAGACCCAGGGACTGCTTGCGGTAACGCCTAAAGTCAAGATTTTCCTTTTGCGCGGCGAGTTCCTGCAAGTCGCTCATGGTCATCTTGCGGTACTTGCTCCAGCATTCACGAGCCTTGTTCCAGGCTTCGGAGTCCGGTTCGGGGAGCGGAGTCGTGTCTTCTTCTTCGGGCTGGAATCTCTGATTCTGTCGGTTGTTCTTGTCGAAACGGCGGTTGTTCTTGTTGTTGAACTTGTTGAACTGGCGGTTCTGCTGGTTCTGGAACTTCTGCTGGCCGTTCCCCTGGTCGCCCTGGCTTGCATCGGCCGCGATGCCCTGATTTTCGGTGGCTCCGTTGTTCTGGTCTTCGCCCTGGTTTTCGGCGGGCATGCTGGCTTGATTTTCGACGGGCGCGTTCTGGATGTTTGCTTCGGAGGGAGCGGTTTCGTTGGTGTTTTTAATTTCTGTCGTGACGGGTTCTACAGGGGCGTTGTCCGTAATAATCATTTCTTCGCCTGTAGCGACTGCTTCTTGCTCAGGAATCTTCTTGATTTTCTTCGGTTTCTTTTCGTCGTTGCCTTCTGCCTTGGCGGTCTTGGTCGAGGGCCTGCCGCGCTTGGGCTTTGCGACTTCGGCGGGAGCTAGTTCGATGTTACCCTGCACTTCTGCCGGAACATCGATGCCGGTGGATTCTTGATCTGCAAGATGAGTTTCTTTAAGATTCTTTTTTGTTGGAGCCACGATAGTGTCCTATAGGTTTAATACAATAATGAATGATTTTGTATGGATAATATTTATAATGAAATTGTGCCCAAAGTCGAGTTGCTAGAAATGACTAATAGGGGCTAGTGTTGTTCTACTTTGCGTAGCAGGATACAAGATAATTAAAAAAAAGTATTTTGTCATAAGAAACCTCATTTTTTTCATAAAAATTTTTTTCATGAGATTTTTGGGGGCTCTTTTCGTGTTTTTAACAGTTGAAAAGCTCTTTTTTGACAGAAAAGTGAAAATTTGAATATCTATATTTGCGACGTGGATTCCTTA
This genomic stretch from Fibrobacter sp. UWH4 harbors:
- the proC gene encoding pyrroline-5-carboxylate reductase encodes the protein MSEKIFFAGTGNMGGAILRGLLKAGTNPSTIFFFDPSDKAAAEVTALGCVRVASFAEGINKADVTFLCVKPQIFKLVSAEWKAAAAAEKASKTFVSIMAGVTRKALIEVLGEKNQILRVMPNLPLTVGKGSVGLATDGVTEETLAIAEKIFGNIGVTCRVAESLMDAVTGLSGSAPAYVFEFIEGLTRGGVKAGLTRDVALKLALGTIEGSVELVKQSGKSPSDLCAMVCSPAGTTIAGINALEEGAFRSTLIKAVVAGTDRSKELGK
- the rho gene encoding transcription termination factor Rho — encoded protein: MAPTKKNLKETHLADQESTGIDVPAEVQGNIELAPAEVAKPKRGRPSTKTAKAEGNDEKKPKKIKKIPEQEAVATGEEMIITDNAPVEPVTTEIKNTNETAPSEANIQNAPVENQASMPAENQGEDQNNGATENQGIAADASQGDQGNGQQKFQNQQNRQFNKFNNKNNRRFDKNNRQNQRFQPEEEDTTPLPEPDSEAWNKARECWSKYRKMTMSDLQELAAQKENLDFRRYRKQSLGLLLQSLENENNIVYAEGLLEVTPQGHGFLRNTEFNYQQGPDDVYVSQNLIRKLGLKIGDTVAGLARPPRDQNDKYYALRRVDKVNFEDPEKIKRRVAFEYLTPIHPNEKIQLEWDPEELSTRVMDLFSPIGKGQRSIILAPPRTGKTILLQNMTRAIAKNHPEIIIIVLLIDERPEEVTEMREIIGKLVEANPNLRAEVVASTFDEPPDHHARVATMVLEKAKRLVEQQKDVVVLLDSITRFARANNVVIPHSGKILSGGVDANAMQFPKKFFGAARKIADKLGDFQKDSNGQVVHTITGEPVREIIQKNGSLTIIGTALIETGSRMDEVIFEEFKGTGNMELVLDRRLAEKRTWPAIDIFKSGTRKEDRLLSLYEQDIIWKFRQGAQNDTENGIMDKLIKMMKQNKTNAELLEFLKKAKDSLR